The sequence CGTCGCCGCCGAAGGGCGAGCGGTAGGCGTAGGGGTCGGGTACGAACACGCCTGGCGCGCCCAGCTGCGATGAAAAGGGCGCGCGGAAGTCCTCGCGGCTGGAGACGGAGAGCGCGCGGTAGGTGAGGCCGTGGTAGCTGCCGTGGAACGCCAGCACGCGCGGCTTGCCCGTGGCCATCACCGCCGTCTTGAGCGCCGCCTCTACCGCTTCGGCGCCGGAGCTGGCCAGCACGCTGCGGGTCAGCCCACCCGGCGCCACCTCGGCCAGCGCGCGGAGCAGGTCTACCTTGATGGCCGGCGGATGGACGTCGCCCATCCCGTGCAGGAGCCGCCCGGCCTGGTCCTGGATCGCCCGCACGATGCGCGGATGGCCGTGCCCCGGCCCCGCCACCGCGAACGCGGACGTGAGGTCCACGTACACGTTGCCGTCCACGTCGCGCACGTTGGCGCCGCGGGCCTCGTCCCAGAACACGGGGAAATCCGGCGCGCGATAGGTGACGTTGGGCGATTCGTAGCGCGCCAGCTCGTCGGACAGGCGCAGCGAGGCCGGCCCCGGCGGCGGGACGGCGATGGACGGGAGTGCGGTTCCGGACAGCGGCTCGGGCACGTGGCTCGGCTTCGTGGTTGATCGTGGCGTCCGGGGGGAGTTTGCCGATGTGTGCATCCCACGGCAAGAACATCGTGCGCGGGAAGAAACGAGAACGGGCGCCGTGGATCACCACGGCGCCCGTTCGGCACTCCGGATCTAACCGCTCAGACGGCGGAACCGGCGGCGTTGGCGAGGGATTCGGTGGGGCGCCGGAGCTTCTGGGTGAGGTCGGCGATCAGGATTTCGGTGAACGCCAGCGGCACCAGGTGCCCCTCTTCGCCCGCCTCGTCCTGGTAGGTGCCGAACGCGGCCTGGTCGTACGTTTCCGGGAACCGGTCGCGCCCCCACGCATCCACCACCTCGCGGGGCAGGGTGCTGGCGACGCGCACCGTCAGGTCGCCGCCCTCGCCGTCCTCCATCGCCACGTGCGCGCCCAGGCTGTGGATGCCATCGCTGCGCACCGCGTCCGCCGCGGCGCGGCGCAGGATCAGCGTGGTCGCCACCTCGGTGTCGGGCGCCTCCCAGTCGGGGATCTCGTAGCGCACCACGAGGTCCGCGCGGTCGGCCTGGGGAAGCACGTACAGCTTGCTGTCTACCAGGTGCCGGGCGATGCTCTTGAGCACCTCGGCCTCGGTGTAGCCGCGCGACTTGGTGTCGCGGCGCAGCTTCCAGCGAAAGAGCAGGTCCGGCTCGGGGTACAGGAACACCGCCAGGTCGTACACGGACCGCAGCTCGTCGGTGGGAAAGCCCAGCAGCCCGCGGGCGAGCACCACTTCTTCGGGCTCCAGCGTGCGCATGGGGCCGAAGCTGCCGTCGGTGTGGTCGTAGCTGCGGTTGCGCACCGGCCGCCCGCGCCGCAGCAGCTGCAGGTGCTCCTGCATCAGCGCAAGGTTGTGCACCAGCGGGTTCAGCGGCGTCAGCCCCAGCTCCTGGCGCTCGGCGCGGCTGTACCGGTGGTAGTCGTCCAATTCCAGCGTCGACACGCGCGCCGGGCCAATGAGCTCGCGGACGCCGCGGGCCACCGTGCTCTTGCCGCTGCCCGAGTCGCCGACGATGCCCAGGACGAACGGAAGGTGCCGCGGCGCGTCGCCCTGGAGGTCAGACATGCTTTGCCGCGCGTGCGCGCGCCGTGTGTTTGCCGGCCATGAACGGATCTCCGGATCAAGACGGGGTGAACGGGTATACTAGCGCGCACCCGCCGTTCGGGAAATAGGAAGGCGATCGGGCGAAAGCGGCGCCGCACGAAATGGCCGCGTCAACGCTGGCATCCACGCCGATCACACTCGA is a genomic window of Longimicrobium sp. containing:
- a CDS encoding aminotransferase class III-fold pyridoxal phosphate-dependent enzyme — encoded protein: MPEPLSGTALPSIAVPPPGPASLRLSDELARYESPNVTYRAPDFPVFWDEARGANVRDVDGNVYVDLTSAFAVAGPGHGHPRIVRAIQDQAGRLLHGMGDVHPPAIKVDLLRALAEVAPGGLTRSVLASSGAEAVEAALKTAVMATGKPRVLAFHGSYHGLTYRALSVSSREDFRAPFSSQLGAPGVFVPDPYAYRSPFGGD